From the Gammaproteobacteria bacterium genome, one window contains:
- the gspC gene encoding type II secretion system protein GspC, producing the protein MSNWAMGIVPRLASSGLDKRLPVVVLLLLMVLLAQGMAQMTWELLPVQPQEPLLIPTRVADASPSAGKSTPANSAQISQWHLFGDASQVVAAPIAKVVDAPDTQLNLKLLGVLASSDPVAARAIIADGKGIEEAYAIDASLPGNAVLREIYVDRVILEYRGRMETLRLPREEQANVEVSPDPVSAAPGRAVQQAGTTDNASLLREYRDALINNPQSLMNLVSASPVIEKDSGQLKGYRIRPGKDKELLGRFGLKSGDVVTGVNGVALNNPIKALEIMRDLSTATSVTLEVERNGVMESFAFHVD; encoded by the coding sequence ATGTCTAATTGGGCAATGGGTATCGTGCCGCGTCTGGCGAGCTCAGGGCTGGATAAACGCCTGCCGGTCGTGGTGCTGTTGTTGCTGATGGTGCTGCTGGCGCAGGGCATGGCGCAGATGACCTGGGAGCTGCTGCCCGTCCAGCCGCAGGAACCTTTGCTGATTCCGACGCGTGTTGCAGATGCATCGCCGTCGGCGGGCAAGTCCACGCCGGCTAATAGCGCCCAGATCAGTCAGTGGCACCTGTTTGGTGATGCCAGTCAGGTGGTGGCTGCACCCATTGCCAAGGTTGTCGATGCCCCCGATACCCAACTGAACCTGAAATTGCTGGGCGTGCTGGCTTCGTCCGATCCGGTGGCTGCGCGGGCGATCATCGCCGATGGCAAGGGCATTGAAGAGGCCTATGCGATTGATGCAAGCCTGCCCGGAAATGCTGTGCTACGGGAAATCTATGTCGACCGGGTGATCCTCGAATACCGCGGGCGGATGGAGACACTGCGCCTGCCCAGGGAGGAGCAGGCCAATGTGGAGGTGTCTCCGGATCCGGTAAGCGCCGCGCCGGGTCGCGCCGTGCAACAGGCGGGTACGACCGATAATGCGTCGTTGTTGCGGGAATACCGCGATGCCCTGATCAATAATCCTCAGAGCCTGATGAATCTGGTCAGCGCCTCGCCGGTAATCGAGAAAGACTCGGGACAGCTCAAGGGCTATCGTATCCGTCCCGGAAAAGACAAAGAGCTGCTGGGACGTTTTGGCCTCAAGAGTGGTGACGTGGTGACCGGTGTAAATGGGGTGGCACTGAATAATCCCATCAAGGCGCTGGAAATCATGCGGGACTTATCGACAGCGACGTCGGTGACCCTGGAGGTTGAGCGCAATGGGGTGATGGAGTCGTTTGCCTTTCATGTCGATTAA
- a CDS encoding DUF1566 domain-containing protein, whose amino-acid sequence MPRKRLYLLPTILTGLIWGVASADEARFIPLGPTGKTLSANEQSQTDWPCVFDRATGLTWEVKSQRPGRHFHLNTYSWFDPDPARNGGLAGEPGGTDCRDSVCDTQSFIRAVNQEALCGARDWRLPHREELRSLVDYTTAYPGPTLDTRAFPNAIAQFYWSADTAAAQTSEAWGIGFAFGFDYAYFKSNRVHVRLVRDAQAGAPGAITP is encoded by the coding sequence ATGCCGCGAAAACGCCTCTACCTGCTTCCCACCATTCTCACGGGCCTCATCTGGGGTGTCGCCAGCGCCGACGAGGCGCGCTTTATCCCGCTAGGCCCGACGGGGAAAACCCTGTCGGCCAATGAACAATCACAGACCGACTGGCCCTGTGTCTTTGATCGGGCCACCGGACTCACCTGGGAGGTAAAATCCCAGCGACCCGGGCGCCACTTCCATCTCAACACCTACAGCTGGTTTGACCCGGATCCCGCACGCAACGGTGGACTGGCCGGCGAGCCTGGCGGTACCGATTGCCGAGATAGCGTCTGTGACACCCAGAGCTTTATCCGTGCCGTCAACCAGGAGGCGCTGTGTGGCGCCCGGGACTGGCGCCTGCCCCATCGGGAGGAACTGCGTAGTCTGGTGGATTACACCACCGCGTATCCAGGTCCCACCCTCGACACCCGCGCCTTCCCCAATGCCATCGCCCAGTTCTACTGGTCCGCCGATACCGCCGCGGCCCAGACCTCGGAGGCCTGGGGCATAGGTTTCGCCTTTGGCTTTGACTATGCCTACTTCAAAAGCAACCGCGTACATGTGCGTCTGGTACGCGATGCACAGGCCGGGGCGCCGGGAGCCATCACACCATGA
- a CDS encoding DUF1566 domain-containing protein: protein MKAMCLALLVLLGVASSPLLAQSCNSKIKPSTPTARFTDNHDGTVTDRRTGLQWARCSLGQRLENGLCRGEAHPLPWAIVSLVMEKGWRLPTITELNSVVELSCVEPAINTAIFPDTLPGAYWSATRFVNKDGDYWQVNFLQGESGSEPADTAAYVRLVRDTP, encoded by the coding sequence ATGAAGGCGATGTGCCTGGCACTGCTGGTTCTACTGGGCGTTGCCAGCAGTCCACTGCTGGCGCAATCCTGTAACAGCAAAATAAAGCCATCCACCCCCACCGCGCGCTTTACCGACAACCACGACGGCACCGTGACCGACCGGCGCACTGGCCTGCAGTGGGCACGCTGTAGTCTTGGGCAGCGACTGGAAAACGGCCTGTGCCGCGGAGAGGCACACCCTCTGCCGTGGGCAATCGTGTCACTAGTCATGGAAAAGGGCTGGCGGCTACCGACGATCACGGAATTGAATTCCGTAGTGGAGCTGAGCTGCGTCGAGCCGGCGATAAATACCGCCATCTTTCCCGACACCCTGCCCGGGGCTTACTGGTCGGCCACACGCTTCGTCAACAAAGACGGTGATTATTGGCAGGTGAATTTTCTACAGGGAGAGTCGGGCTCTGAACCCGCAGA